A single genomic interval of Adhaeribacter pallidiroseus harbors:
- the treF gene encoding alpha,alpha-trehalase TreF, with the protein MTWLHALTLLDFEKINILYTLLVAFTSSSLFLWGYLAQDEQLKPQEQYPELFKAVQSQGIFPDSKTFPDCIPVLAPELIREAYNSEKDKPDFDLKAFVLQNFKLPATPAANFTSDTTLPVTEHINKLWPLLTRQAINDFSSRIDLPNPYLVPGGRFREIYYWDSYFSMLGLKENGSYQLIEEMVNNFTFLIESVGHIPNGNRSYYTTRSQPPFYALMLQLLSEIKGDEIWPAYAPALKKEYHYWMDGALSLSEEKPTYRRVVRMPDGCMLNRYWDDCPDPRPESYIEDVDLAKLSAQQPEDLYRHIRAAAESGWDFSSRWFADGQTMKTIHTTDIIPVDLNALLYNVEVTLAHIAQLEQNIEQADHYKELAQKRKKTLLRYCWNTKENFFMDYDFVARQNTPAFTLAACFPLFFNMVLPKQANCVAEKLETDFLKPGGLITTLNYTHEQWDAPNAWAPLQYISIVALRNYGHHDLAEKIKQSWIQLNIEVFKTTGKLVEKYNVENSESEAGGGEYPLQDGFGWTNGVLLKLLSEGKNDPIDPVIVE; encoded by the coding sequence ATGACCTGGCTCCACGCATTAACACTGCTTGATTTTGAAAAAATAAACATTCTTTATACGCTGCTTGTAGCTTTTACCAGTAGTTCTTTGTTTTTGTGGGGCTACCTGGCTCAGGACGAACAATTAAAACCCCAGGAACAATACCCCGAACTTTTTAAGGCAGTACAAAGCCAGGGTATTTTCCCGGATTCTAAAACTTTTCCGGATTGTATTCCGGTACTGGCGCCAGAACTTATTCGGGAAGCTTATAACAGCGAAAAAGACAAACCCGATTTTGACTTAAAAGCTTTTGTGCTGCAAAATTTTAAATTACCGGCCACTCCGGCCGCTAATTTTACCTCCGATACTACTTTACCGGTTACGGAACATATTAATAAATTATGGCCCTTGCTCACCCGGCAGGCAATTAATGATTTTAGTTCCCGCATTGACTTACCAAATCCGTACTTGGTGCCGGGTGGCCGTTTCCGCGAAATTTATTACTGGGATAGCTATTTTAGTATGTTGGGCTTAAAAGAAAACGGCTCTTACCAGTTAATAGAAGAAATGGTAAATAACTTTACTTTTCTCATCGAATCGGTGGGCCATATCCCCAACGGGAACCGCAGCTATTACACCACCCGGTCTCAGCCGCCTTTTTACGCCTTAATGCTGCAATTACTCAGCGAAATTAAAGGCGACGAAATATGGCCTGCGTACGCGCCCGCTTTAAAAAAAGAATATCATTACTGGATGGATGGAGCTTTAAGTTTGTCGGAGGAAAAGCCTACTTACCGCCGCGTGGTGCGTATGCCCGATGGCTGCATGCTCAACCGGTACTGGGACGATTGCCCCGATCCGCGGCCCGAGTCGTACATCGAAGACGTAGATCTGGCTAAGTTAAGCGCGCAGCAACCAGAAGATTTATACCGCCACATCCGGGCTGCCGCCGAGTCGGGCTGGGATTTCAGCAGCCGGTGGTTTGCCGATGGCCAAACCATGAAAACCATTCATACCACCGATATTATTCCGGTAGATTTAAACGCTTTGCTTTATAATGTAGAGGTAACTTTAGCCCATATTGCCCAACTGGAACAAAACATTGAGCAGGCCGACCATTATAAAGAATTGGCCCAAAAAAGAAAGAAAACCTTGTTGCGCTACTGCTGGAATACAAAAGAAAACTTTTTTATGGACTACGATTTTGTAGCCCGGCAAAATACCCCGGCCTTTACTTTGGCTGCCTGTTTTCCGCTTTTTTTTAATATGGTGCTGCCCAAACAAGCTAATTGCGTAGCCGAGAAACTGGAGACAGATTTCTTAAAACCCGGCGGATTAATTACTACGCTGAACTACACCCACGAGCAATGGGATGCTCCCAATGCCTGGGCCCCTTTGCAATACATCAGCATCGTGGCTCTCCGGAACTACGGCCACCACGACTTAGCCGAAAAAATAAAACAAAGCTGGATTCAGTTAAACATTGAAGTATTTAAAACCACGGGCAAGCTCGTAGAAAAATATAATGTTGAAAATAGCGAATCGGAGGCCGGAGGAGGGGAGTATCCTTTACAGGATGGCTTTGGCTGGACCAATGGCGTATTGTTAAAACTACTTTCGGAGGGTAAAAACGATCCGATAGATCCGGTTATAGTGGAATAA
- a CDS encoding lysozyme inhibitor LprI family protein, with protein sequence MKKILTVFFTLMVTWAYGQTQAQMSNKAYASYQKADLELNKVYKSILVKYKADVEFLKNLKASQRIWVSFRDAELKMKYPNREPGYYGSIHPVCRASYLENLTLERTRKLREWLKEVNEGDACTGSVQAK encoded by the coding sequence ATGAAAAAGATTCTCACCGTATTCTTTACATTAATGGTTACCTGGGCTTATGGGCAAACCCAAGCCCAAATGAGCAATAAGGCTTATGCCAGTTACCAGAAAGCCGACCTGGAATTAAATAAAGTTTATAAAAGTATTTTGGTAAAGTATAAAGCCGATGTCGAATTTTTAAAAAATTTAAAAGCGTCGCAACGTATTTGGGTGAGTTTTCGGGATGCAGAATTAAAAATGAAATATCCCAACCGGGAGCCCGGATATTACGGCTCTATCCATCCGGTTTGCCGAGCCAGTTACCTCGAAAACTTAACCCTGGAAAGAACCCGAAAGCTCCGGGAATGGCTGAAAGAGGTAAACGAAGGTGATGCTTGTACGGGATCTGTTCAAGCCAAATAA